DNA from Hippoglossus hippoglossus isolate fHipHip1 chromosome 1, fHipHip1.pri, whole genome shotgun sequence:
GCTGAGGCTGCGGGGGAGTGAAGGGCTGTCATGACGATGACCCCGGGAGGTAATGAGATGCCCCCTAAAGCCGGAATAGCGGAAAAAGTTCCAACGCGTTCTTGGAGATTCATTATCTCTGCTTCAGCAACGCCGCATTTCAGCTTGTTCATGCATTCTCCTGCTAAAGGTCTGCAGTGTTCGGGGGATAAGGTAGAGAGGAAATTATTATTTGCCATTTGCAGCGTCTCTGGCAGCACGCCAGGCTTCCCCGGCCTCTGGGAGTCATTTCTATGCATGCTGGTCCTATTAGGGTTTATTGCCGCTGATTTCCTTCCCCAGAGCATGGCGTTATCGCAGTTCCAAGGGGACATGCCAATTCTAGCACTGGGAAAAATGGGCGTTGTGATGCGGGCAATCTTGGCAGTCTGTGGAAATGCTCCGTTGGTTTTATAAAAGTTTGCAAAAGACCGGTACCTTTCCATTTCTGCGTTATAATCCAAAAGTTGGCTTAATCCACCATCGGACAGATTATCCTTTTGTAAGAGAGCCACTTCTGCGTTCTGTATGTTTTCAATGCAAAGTGCACTGTTTATGTTAGACATGGCTGAGGACTGGTAGTCAATGTTCAGGAGAAGAGCGTGGAGTGATGGTGGCcgttgttgaa
Protein-coding regions in this window:
- the cxxc4 gene encoding CXXC-type zinc finger protein 4 — protein: MSNINSALCIENIQNAEVALLQKDNLSDGGLSQLLDYNAEMERYRSFANFYKTNGAFPQTAKIARITTPIFPSARIGMSPWNCDNAMLWGRKSAAINPNRTSMHRNDSQRPGKPGVLPETLQMANNNFLSTLSPEHCRPLAGECMNKLKCGVAEAEIMNLQERVGTFSAIPALGGISLPPGVIVMTALHSPAASAAVTDSAFQIANLADCPQNNSSASSGNPAKKKRKRCGVCAPCRRLINCGVCSSCRNRKTGHQICKFRKCDELKKKPGSSLERTPINTGEAFRWFF